One window of Burkholderia thailandensis E264 genomic DNA carries:
- a CDS encoding kinase, producing MSIIENNEDLGVLRFITAGSVDDGKSTLIGRLLYDSKAVLSDQLSALSRAKNKRTVGDELDLAREPDSSARAGSASRPPRDAGGDAERNGGRPFAKLERPLPGRAHAPARRLFSVGNAPATFGELVQGREPSSGNDFLITLPITLTSTARFCRFRHSDRLYVFPASKKKSLKAATLFLERFGIRTGGVLQICSDVSEGKGLASSSSDIVATLRALAACFDIPLSPAGMCAIIREIEPTDGVMFDESVAFFHRRVELGKVMGRLPKICILAIDEGGMIDTVEYNCHRFEFSREEADQYAALLADVDAAISRSDLRQIGRAATLSTQMHQKRNPKRTLRQLEALMREVGAHGIVNCHSGTFIGLCFDASAPDALDTIARAERTLRAALGQPISRFFTR from the coding sequence ATGAGCATCATCGAGAACAACGAAGACCTCGGCGTACTGCGGTTCATCACGGCGGGCAGCGTGGACGACGGCAAGAGCACGCTGATCGGGCGGCTGCTGTACGACAGCAAGGCGGTGCTGTCCGATCAGCTTTCCGCGCTGTCGCGCGCGAAGAACAAGCGCACGGTCGGCGACGAGCTCGACCTCGCGCGAGAGCCCGATTCGAGCGCTCGCGCGGGATCGGCGAGCCGACCGCCGCGCGACGCCGGCGGCGACGCCGAGCGAAACGGCGGCCGCCCGTTCGCGAAGCTTGAAAGGCCACTGCCGGGCAGGGCGCACGCGCCGGCCAGGCGCCTTTTCTCGGTCGGCAACGCGCCGGCCACGTTCGGCGAACTGGTCCAGGGACGCGAGCCGTCCTCCGGAAACGATTTTCTGATCACGCTTCCGATCACGTTGACGTCGACCGCCCGATTCTGCCGGTTCCGCCATTCCGATCGCCTGTATGTCTTTCCGGCGAGCAAGAAGAAGTCGCTGAAGGCGGCCACGCTCTTTCTCGAGCGGTTCGGCATCCGCACGGGCGGCGTCCTGCAGATCTGCAGCGACGTGTCCGAGGGCAAGGGGCTCGCGAGCTCGTCCTCCGACATCGTCGCGACGCTGCGCGCGCTCGCCGCGTGTTTCGACATCCCGCTTTCTCCCGCCGGCATGTGCGCGATCATCCGCGAGATCGAGCCGACCGACGGCGTGATGTTCGACGAATCGGTCGCGTTCTTCCATCGCAGGGTCGAGCTCGGCAAGGTGATGGGCAGGCTGCCGAAAATCTGCATCCTCGCGATCGACGAGGGCGGCATGATCGACACCGTCGAGTACAACTGCCATCGCTTCGAATTCTCCCGCGAGGAAGCGGACCAGTATGCGGCGCTCCTCGCCGACGTCGACGCGGCGATCTCGCGCAGCGACCTGCGGCAGATCGGGCGCGCCGCGACGCTCAGCACGCAAATGCACCAGAAGCGCAACCCGAAGCGCACGCTGCGGCAGCTCGAAGCGCTGATGCGCGAAGTCGGCGCGCACGGCATCGTCAACTGCCACAGCGGCACCTTCATCGGCCTGTGTTTCGATGCGTCGGCCCCTGACGCGCTCGACACGATCGCGCGCGCTGAGCGCACGCTGCGCGCCGCGCTTGGCCAACCCATCTCGCGATTCTTCACCAGGTGA
- the cysD gene encoding sulfate adenylyltransferase subunit CysD has translation MNATFEPSALGKSAGASSGRMGHLDWLEAESIHILRELVAECSKPALLFSGGKDSVVVLHLALKAFGLGANRKTTLPFPLVHIDTGHNYDEVIDFRDRRAKEIGAQLVVGHVEDSIARGTVVLRRETDSRNAAQAVTLLETIERHGYTAMIGGARRDEEKARAKERIFSFRDEFGQWDPKAQRPELWSLYNARLHRGEHLRVFPISNWTELDVWQYIARERLELPSIYYAHRREIVRRNGLLVPVTPLTPMREGETSEQALVRFRTVGDISCTCPVESDADDVEKIIAETAVTEITERGATRMDDQASEAAMEQRKKQGYF, from the coding sequence ATGAACGCAACGTTCGAACCATCCGCCTTGGGCAAGTCCGCCGGCGCGTCGTCGGGCCGGATGGGCCATCTCGACTGGCTCGAGGCCGAGTCGATCCACATCCTGCGCGAGCTCGTCGCGGAATGCAGCAAGCCGGCGCTGCTGTTCTCGGGCGGCAAGGATTCGGTCGTCGTGCTGCATCTCGCGCTGAAGGCGTTCGGGCTCGGCGCGAACCGCAAGACCACGCTGCCGTTTCCGCTCGTGCATATCGACACGGGCCACAACTACGACGAGGTGATCGACTTTCGGGACCGCCGCGCGAAGGAGATCGGCGCGCAGCTGGTGGTGGGCCACGTCGAGGATTCGATTGCGCGCGGCACGGTGGTGCTGCGCCGCGAGACGGATTCGCGCAACGCCGCGCAGGCGGTCACGCTGCTCGAGACGATCGAGCGGCACGGCTACACGGCGATGATCGGCGGCGCGCGGCGCGACGAGGAGAAGGCGCGCGCGAAGGAGCGGATTTTCTCGTTTCGGGACGAATTCGGCCAGTGGGACCCGAAGGCGCAGCGCCCGGAGCTGTGGAGCCTGTACAACGCGCGGCTGCACCGGGGCGAGCACCTGCGCGTGTTCCCGATCTCGAACTGGACGGAGCTCGACGTGTGGCAGTACATCGCGCGCGAGCGGCTGGAGCTGCCGTCGATCTACTACGCGCACCGCCGGGAGATCGTGCGGCGCAACGGGCTGCTCGTGCCGGTGACGCCGCTCACGCCGATGCGCGAGGGCGAGACGAGCGAGCAGGCGCTGGTGCGGTTCCGCACGGTGGGCGACATCTCGTGCACGTGCCCGGTCGAGAGCGACGCCGACGACGTGGAGAAGATCATCGCGGAGACGGCGGTGACGGAGATCACGGAGCGCGGGGCGACGCGGATGGACGACCAGGCGTCGGAGGCCGCGATGGAGCAGCGCAAGAAGCAGGGCTATTTCTGA
- a CDS encoding phosphoserine transaminase, with protein sequence MHRNQLNFSGGPGALPDSVLEQVRQAVVELPETGLSVLGMSHRSSWFSNLLAQVEADLRSLLSIPDDYCVVFLQGGSSLQFSMIPMNFSLPGAAAPEYVTTGYWSRKAIGEASRVAAMRVVWDGAAGGYRTLPSLAELDWDARASFRHYVSNETVEGLQFPEAAELPGSPLIADMSSDFMSRPFRVSAYGMVYAHAQKNLGPAGVTVAIIRRALLERVPDTLPPMLDFRTHVEHRSNYNTPPVFAIYVMALVLRWIRDEIGGVRAMRDINARKAAALYATLDALSEVIDCHAQCAARSTMNVAFRFRQARLDTLFKEKAAEAGFCGLSGHRSIGGVRASLYNAVSEQAVSRLSAFLKDFAIRYA encoded by the coding sequence ATGCATCGCAATCAACTGAATTTCTCGGGTGGCCCCGGCGCGCTGCCGGATTCCGTGCTCGAACAGGTCCGGCAGGCGGTCGTGGAGCTGCCGGAAACCGGCTTGTCCGTGCTCGGCATGAGCCACCGCTCGAGCTGGTTCTCGAATCTGCTCGCGCAGGTGGAGGCGGACCTGCGCAGCTTGCTGAGCATTCCAGACGATTACTGCGTCGTGTTCCTGCAGGGCGGCAGCAGCCTGCAGTTCTCGATGATCCCGATGAACTTCTCGCTGCCGGGCGCCGCCGCGCCCGAGTATGTGACGACGGGCTACTGGAGCCGCAAGGCGATCGGCGAGGCGTCGCGCGTCGCCGCGATGCGCGTGGTCTGGGACGGCGCGGCGGGCGGCTACCGGACGCTGCCGTCGCTTGCCGAGCTCGATTGGGACGCGCGCGCGTCGTTTCGTCACTACGTGTCCAACGAAACCGTCGAAGGACTTCAGTTTCCGGAAGCGGCGGAGCTGCCCGGCAGCCCGCTGATCGCGGACATGTCGTCGGACTTCATGTCGAGGCCGTTTCGCGTGAGCGCATATGGAATGGTCTATGCGCATGCGCAGAAGAATCTCGGGCCGGCCGGCGTGACGGTCGCGATCATCCGGCGCGCGCTGCTCGAGCGCGTTCCCGACACGCTGCCGCCGATGCTCGATTTCCGCACGCATGTCGAGCATCGTTCGAACTACAACACGCCGCCCGTATTCGCGATCTACGTGATGGCGCTCGTGCTGCGCTGGATTCGGGACGAAATCGGCGGCGTGCGCGCGATGCGCGACATCAATGCCCGCAAGGCCGCCGCGCTCTACGCGACGCTCGACGCGCTGAGCGAAGTGATCGACTGCCATGCGCAGTGCGCGGCGCGCTCGACGATGAACGTCGCGTTCCGCTTCAGGCAGGCGCGGCTCGATACGCTTTTCAAGGAGAAAGCCGCCGAGGCGGGCTTCTGCGGCCTGAGCGGCCATCGCTCGATCGGCGGCGTTCGCGCGTCGCTGTACAACGCTGTCTCGGAGCAGGCGGTAAGCCGGCTGAGCGCGTTCCTGAAGGACTTCGCGATCCGCTACGCGTGA
- a CDS encoding transketolase yields the protein MTMNLDHQVLENRKRVLKMLHGVDGGHFGGAMSVLDTLVVLYHRVLRRDAGRRAEGRGDRLILSKGHASVALYAVLASIGELPEAELATYGKGGGRLPCHPDMTLLDAVDFSTGSLGQGLSVGLGMAFALRGTGARVWVVLGDGECQEGQVWEAAQFASRYGVDNLHAIVDLNGFQEMGWRGVDGVQPDPLPDAARKWEAFGWHVREVAGHDLAQLEAAMHGMTARRGRPSVLLATTVKGRGIPAFECDPGLSHCTSLTDDQFRHAVAVAEGVA from the coding sequence ATGACGATGAATCTCGATCATCAGGTGCTGGAAAATCGAAAGCGGGTGCTGAAGATGCTGCACGGCGTCGACGGCGGGCATTTTGGCGGCGCGATGAGCGTGCTCGACACGCTCGTCGTGCTGTATCACCGCGTGCTGCGGCGCGATGCCGGGCGCAGGGCCGAGGGGCGCGGCGATCGGCTGATCCTCTCGAAGGGGCATGCGTCGGTCGCGCTGTACGCGGTGCTCGCGTCGATCGGCGAGCTGCCGGAGGCGGAGCTCGCCACATACGGCAAGGGCGGCGGGCGTCTGCCGTGCCATCCCGACATGACGCTGCTCGACGCGGTCGATTTCTCGACGGGCTCGCTTGGACAGGGGCTGTCCGTCGGGCTCGGAATGGCTTTCGCGTTGCGCGGCACCGGCGCGCGCGTGTGGGTCGTGCTCGGCGACGGCGAATGCCAGGAAGGCCAGGTGTGGGAGGCGGCTCAGTTCGCGTCGCGCTACGGCGTCGACAACCTGCATGCGATCGTCGATCTGAACGGCTTTCAGGAGATGGGCTGGCGCGGCGTCGACGGCGTCCAGCCCGATCCGCTGCCCGACGCGGCGCGCAAATGGGAGGCGTTCGGCTGGCACGTGCGCGAAGTGGCGGGGCACGACCTCGCGCAACTCGAGGCCGCGATGCACGGGATGACCGCGCGGCGGGGACGGCCGAGCGTGCTCCTCGCGACGACCGTGAAGGGGCGCGGCATTCCCGCGTTCGAATGCGATCCCGGGCTGTCGCATTGCACGTCGCTCACCGACGATCAGTTCAGGCACGCGGTGGCCGTCGCGGAGGGCGTGGCATGA
- a CDS encoding cysteine synthase family protein: MTHDTASNRKTREKVSDAMAEPRIVQLAPNLYAVALEVMKIIPAKHIIEQALRDGRIDRDTLVVESSSGNFALGLAVVCREQGLRLRIVGDPAIDPKLRGMLHNLGAEVDIIEKPDALGAYQRLRLARVAQLLDAHPNAFWVQQYDNPRNPDAYRPLAERLLDEVGPAFDLVACVGSGGSSVGLATHLRRCSEQVRVTGVDTFNSVLFGLPDGKRTLRGLGNSIMPKILDHTQFDEVHWLTSPQANLAAIELHARHGLFCGPTSGAAYRIASHHAARQPARKTLFVAPDTGYRYQDTIFDAHWLKAHDEIAGAPCAAPHRVERLDQVDPAREWACIAWGRKSLAEQQELVALDA; encoded by the coding sequence ATGACACACGACACTGCATCGAACAGGAAAACCCGGGAGAAAGTCTCCGATGCGATGGCCGAGCCGCGCATCGTCCAGCTCGCGCCGAATCTCTACGCGGTCGCGCTCGAAGTGATGAAGATCATTCCGGCCAAGCACATCATCGAGCAGGCGCTGCGCGACGGCCGGATCGATCGGGACACGCTCGTCGTCGAATCGTCGAGCGGCAATTTCGCGCTCGGCCTCGCGGTCGTGTGCCGCGAGCAGGGGCTCAGGCTGCGGATCGTCGGCGATCCGGCGATCGATCCGAAGCTGCGCGGGATGCTGCACAACCTCGGCGCGGAGGTCGACATCATCGAGAAGCCGGATGCGCTCGGCGCGTACCAGCGGCTGCGGCTCGCGCGCGTCGCGCAGTTGCTCGACGCGCATCCGAACGCATTTTGGGTGCAGCAATACGACAACCCGCGCAATCCCGACGCGTACCGTCCGCTTGCCGAGCGGCTGCTCGACGAGGTCGGCCCGGCGTTCGATCTCGTCGCGTGCGTCGGCTCGGGCGGCTCGTCGGTCGGCCTCGCGACGCACTTGCGACGGTGCAGCGAGCAGGTTCGCGTGACGGGCGTCGACACGTTCAACAGCGTGCTGTTCGGCTTGCCGGACGGCAAGCGCACGCTGCGCGGGCTCGGCAACAGCATCATGCCGAAGATCCTCGACCACACGCAGTTCGACGAAGTGCATTGGCTGACGAGCCCGCAGGCGAATCTCGCCGCGATCGAGCTGCATGCGCGACACGGCCTGTTCTGCGGCCCGACGAGCGGCGCGGCCTACCGGATCGCGAGTCACCACGCGGCGCGGCAGCCCGCGCGCAAGACGCTGTTCGTCGCGCCCGATACGGGCTATCGCTATCAGGACACGATCTTCGATGCGCACTGGCTGAAGGCGCACGACGAGATCGCCGGCGCGCCGTGCGCGGCCCCGCATCGCGTCGAGCGGCTCGATCAGGTCGATCCCGCGCGCGAGTGGGCCTGCATCGCATGGGGGCGCAAGTCGCTCGCCGAGCAGCAGGAGCTCGTCGCGCTCGACGCGTGA
- a CDS encoding transketolase family protein translates to MRPAAHCVQALVERAAHDRRIWVLDGDLADSYGADRFAATHPDRFLMAGIAEQSMVSTAAGMAACGLRPWVFSFAAFLCYRAYDQIRVGLAQAGMPVTLVGSHSGGCGGPNGKSHLALNDIAVMASLPNVDVWAPASDRDTRFVVDAVMTADRPAYIRYPREPWGELPGEPAECRWIGGRRRFALVSCGLFSHVANDAAGMLRARGIDAGAVHVARLAPFPADAFAALVDGVDGIWVVDDHTRFGGLADLLRANGHAVREPAFSWPANWSGDVGPAAELLRRHGLSAADVAGRIAAELARGR, encoded by the coding sequence ATGAGGCCCGCCGCCCATTGCGTGCAGGCGCTCGTCGAACGCGCCGCGCATGATCGCCGGATCTGGGTGCTGGACGGCGATCTCGCCGATTCCTACGGCGCGGACCGTTTCGCGGCGACCCATCCGGACCGCTTCCTGATGGCGGGGATCGCCGAACAGTCGATGGTGTCGACGGCGGCGGGAATGGCCGCGTGCGGGCTGCGGCCGTGGGTGTTCTCGTTCGCGGCGTTCCTGTGCTACCGCGCCTACGATCAGATTCGCGTCGGTCTCGCGCAGGCCGGCATGCCCGTCACGCTCGTCGGCTCGCACAGCGGCGGCTGCGGCGGCCCGAACGGCAAGAGTCATCTGGCGCTGAACGATATCGCGGTGATGGCGTCGCTGCCGAACGTCGACGTCTGGGCGCCCGCGAGCGATCGCGATACGCGCTTCGTCGTCGATGCGGTGATGACGGCGGATCGGCCGGCCTACATCCGCTATCCGCGCGAGCCTTGGGGCGAGCTGCCCGGCGAGCCCGCCGAGTGCCGATGGATCGGCGGGCGGCGCCGGTTCGCGCTCGTGAGCTGCGGGCTGTTCTCGCACGTCGCAAACGACGCGGCCGGGATGTTGCGCGCACGCGGCATCGATGCGGGCGCGGTTCACGTGGCGCGGCTCGCGCCGTTTCCCGCCGACGCTTTTGCCGCGCTCGTGGACGGCGTCGACGGAATCTGGGTCGTCGACGATCACACGCGCTTCGGCGGCCTGGCCGACCTGCTGCGCGCGAACGGTCACGCGGTTCGCGAACCCGCGTTCAGCTGGCCCGCGAACTGGAGCGGCGACGTGGGGCCGGCGGCCGAACTGCTGCGGCGTCACGGCTTGTCCGCCGCCGACGTGGCCGGGCGGATCGCGGCCGAACTCGCGCGGGGGCGCTGA
- a CDS encoding glycosyltransferase family 2 protein encodes MLSIIVTWRNRNELAGALPGLVETAGRLNGEVVIVNFGGDPDSLARQLDGFEDAVQVVELRGQRYFHKTKAQNLGAHAARHDMLFFCDCDIIVEPDAIVSLVRKLDATPGAFATLKGVRETERNARQAKNVVRFGYRLDVKIRNGRELAIVDNEEDAQDGTRQAPGLLFVRKRDFLAVNGYNGRLHGWGWEDQDMISRLTLGAGLVRHVDGHALHISHDDHARVSQYPMENRWESRDRMFRQALAYYDDDDFLGTYAEDVEHFAAEAGVACS; translated from the coding sequence ATGCTTTCCATCATCGTGACGTGGCGAAACCGCAACGAGCTGGCCGGTGCGTTGCCGGGGCTCGTCGAGACCGCGGGCCGGTTGAACGGCGAAGTCGTGATCGTGAACTTCGGCGGCGACCCGGATAGCCTTGCCCGCCAGCTCGATGGCTTCGAGGATGCGGTCCAGGTCGTCGAGCTGCGCGGCCAGCGCTATTTCCACAAGACGAAGGCGCAGAACCTCGGCGCGCACGCGGCCCGTCACGACATGCTGTTCTTTTGCGACTGCGACATCATCGTCGAGCCGGACGCGATCGTATCGCTTGTGCGCAAGCTCGACGCGACGCCCGGCGCGTTCGCAACGCTCAAGGGGGTGCGCGAGACCGAGCGGAACGCGCGGCAGGCGAAGAACGTCGTGCGCTTCGGCTATCGGCTGGACGTGAAGATCCGCAACGGCCGGGAGCTCGCGATCGTCGACAACGAGGAGGACGCGCAGGACGGCACGCGCCAGGCGCCCGGGCTCCTCTTCGTGAGGAAGCGCGATTTCCTGGCGGTGAACGGCTATAACGGGCGTCTGCACGGTTGGGGCTGGGAGGATCAGGACATGATCTCGCGGCTGACCTTGGGCGCCGGTCTCGTGCGGCACGTCGACGGCCACGCGCTGCACATCTCGCACGACGATCACGCACGCGTGTCGCAGTATCCGATGGAAAACCGCTGGGAAAGCCGCGACAGGATGTTCCGGCAGGCGCTCGCGTATTACGACGACGACGATTTCCTCGGGACGTACGCCGAGGACGTCGAGCATTTCGCGGCGGAGGCGGGCGTCGCCTGCTCGTGA
- a CDS encoding sulfotransferase: MVSGAGGVSPSHDRRHDTMNELPSRAHRPVRVLRVLASRHADSTRMVRPQDFDTELVAQAASVSDVDGHERYVPLCVDWRDARLLLSRWDDDCAMSDVPFLYQRQRRTATHLLAVPFEQLDAPGRAARMTPTFIFSIGRCGSTLLSRLLAAVGEQSVSEPDVLTSVAHFDDDAERAAAQGARERIVQSCVAAFEPACGPAPVIKLRARCNRAIDVFLNAMPHARYVFMCRDRDDWVRSSSRAFGDSGEALAELLKASVEAFDRMHAARVDPVLVWYEDLLADPVRALRRILLARDDLDARRAAVERALRTDAQEGSGLSRASLAMRTGDAGALAAFGARWREIRPERLLREHGLSRLR; the protein is encoded by the coding sequence GTGGTGAGCGGCGCGGGCGGCGTTTCGCCGTCACACGATCGGAGGCACGACACGATGAACGAATTGCCGTCACGCGCGCATCGGCCGGTGCGCGTGCTGCGCGTCCTGGCGTCCCGTCACGCGGATTCGACGCGGATGGTCAGGCCGCAGGATTTCGACACGGAGCTCGTCGCGCAGGCGGCGAGCGTGTCCGACGTCGACGGCCACGAGCGCTACGTGCCGCTGTGCGTCGACTGGCGCGACGCGCGGCTCCTGCTGAGCCGCTGGGACGACGACTGCGCGATGAGCGACGTGCCGTTTCTCTACCAGCGTCAGCGGCGCACCGCGACGCACCTGCTCGCCGTGCCGTTCGAGCAGCTGGACGCGCCCGGTCGCGCGGCCCGCATGACGCCGACCTTCATTTTCTCGATCGGGCGCTGCGGCTCGACGTTGCTGTCGCGCTTGCTCGCCGCTGTGGGCGAGCAGTCGGTGTCGGAGCCCGACGTGCTGACGAGCGTCGCGCATTTCGACGACGATGCCGAGCGCGCGGCCGCGCAAGGCGCGCGCGAGCGGATCGTGCAGAGCTGCGTCGCGGCGTTCGAGCCGGCTTGCGGTCCCGCGCCCGTCATCAAGCTGCGCGCGCGCTGCAATCGCGCGATCGACGTGTTCCTGAACGCGATGCCGCATGCGCGCTACGTGTTCATGTGCCGCGACCGCGACGATTGGGTGCGCTCGAGCTCGCGCGCGTTCGGCGACAGCGGCGAGGCGCTCGCCGAGCTGCTCAAGGCGTCGGTCGAGGCGTTCGACCGGATGCACGCGGCCCGCGTCGATCCGGTGCTCGTCTGGTACGAGGATCTGCTCGCGGACCCGGTGCGCGCGCTGCGGCGCATCCTGCTCGCGCGCGACGATCTCGACGCGCGTCGCGCCGCCGTCGAGCGGGCACTGCGGACCGACGCGCAGGAAGGCTCGGGCCTGTCGCGCGCATCGCTCGCGATGCGCACGGGCGACGCCGGCGCGCTCGCCGCGTTCGGCGCGCGCTGGCGCGAGATCCGGCCGGAGCGGCTGTTGCGCGAGCATGGCTTGTCGCGGCTGCGCTGA
- a CDS encoding ATP-grasp fold amidoligase family protein, whose protein sequence is MKTFREKVRARWPHYDDRRGVFLPGATPDEMRRVACETQLDCKLTCRSHLHAYGEYLPKLYFEGNVADCDFDALPARYVIKPRCQTGVLMLMDDGVDLKTGRAFAHDEIRAFFERQWCYRGLNNDVLVEEMIENRDGSPCVSQFKCLTFHGRVEYIHYVTVGYDLGCVAYDYDRDWNRVALYHSAQPVERGIACPDTFAMAIALAERLADYYRNWTGIEHVRVDLFDSDKGPMFGEYAGGTNGGEGFTEQAQALLGALW, encoded by the coding sequence GTGAAGACATTCAGAGAGAAAGTGCGGGCGAGGTGGCCGCATTACGACGACCGGCGCGGCGTCTTCCTGCCCGGCGCGACGCCGGACGAGATGCGGCGCGTCGCGTGCGAGACGCAGCTCGACTGCAAGCTGACGTGCCGTTCCCATCTGCACGCATACGGCGAGTATCTGCCGAAGCTGTATTTCGAGGGCAACGTCGCCGATTGCGATTTCGACGCGCTTCCGGCGCGCTACGTGATCAAGCCGCGCTGCCAGACGGGCGTACTGATGCTGATGGACGACGGCGTCGACCTGAAGACGGGCAGGGCGTTCGCTCACGACGAGATCCGCGCGTTCTTCGAGCGGCAATGGTGCTATCGCGGGCTGAACAACGACGTGCTGGTCGAGGAGATGATCGAGAACCGCGACGGCTCGCCGTGCGTGTCGCAGTTCAAATGCCTGACGTTTCACGGCCGCGTCGAATACATCCACTACGTGACGGTGGGTTACGACCTCGGCTGCGTCGCGTACGACTACGACCGCGACTGGAACCGCGTCGCGCTGTATCACAGCGCGCAGCCCGTCGAGCGCGGCATTGCCTGTCCGGACACGTTTGCGATGGCGATCGCGCTTGCCGAGCGCCTCGCCGATTACTACCGGAACTGGACGGGCATCGAGCACGTGCGGGTCGATCTGTTCGATTCGGACAAGGGGCCGATGTTCGGCGAGTACGCGGGCGGCACGAACGGCGGCGAAGGGTTCACCGAACAGGCGCAGGCATTGCTGGGCGCGCTGTGGTGA
- a CDS encoding acyltransferase family protein, with the protein MELNKRSDGVDLLRGIAILLVLILHFHLTYRLHVMPFDIPWLSDAIKAISRNGNYGVTMFFAVSGFLITSTSVRRFGSLGAIRPATFYRFRASRILPCLVLVLAVIVALGSLGMRSFVNKPDTASVLVSVLSVLTFWHNVLMAKVGYFNYSMNILWSLSVEEVFYLSFPILCLLLKRRRYILLFLCVPILVAPIYRSLHADDEIVALYGYLSCFDAIAMGSCAALLPARAMSRGRSRAIWWLAGVAIAVTYLSGPIMQHVVWGVSVVALSTAALLYGFRCDAPSEVAAPSFVSRFIGWFGQRSYELYLFHIVVLGVLREYVTRENVDIAAKPLWLVFYLCVSALVAQLLFKYYSEPLNAAFRRGAMRPSAGYLQK; encoded by the coding sequence ATGGAATTGAATAAACGTAGCGATGGTGTGGACCTGTTGCGCGGGATTGCGATCCTGCTCGTGTTGATCCTGCATTTTCACCTGACGTACCGGCTGCACGTTATGCCGTTCGACATCCCGTGGCTGTCCGACGCGATCAAGGCGATCTCGCGCAACGGCAACTACGGCGTCACGATGTTCTTCGCGGTGTCGGGTTTCCTGATCACGTCGACTTCGGTCCGGCGCTTCGGCTCGCTCGGCGCGATCCGGCCCGCTACCTTCTACCGGTTCCGGGCGTCGCGAATCCTGCCGTGCCTCGTGCTCGTGCTCGCGGTGATCGTCGCGCTCGGATCGCTCGGCATGCGCTCGTTCGTCAACAAGCCGGACACCGCGAGCGTGCTCGTCTCGGTGCTGTCCGTGCTGACTTTCTGGCACAACGTGCTGATGGCCAAGGTCGGCTACTTCAACTACAGCATGAACATCCTCTGGTCACTGTCGGTCGAGGAGGTGTTCTATCTGTCGTTCCCGATTCTGTGCCTGCTGCTCAAGCGCCGCCGCTACATCCTGCTGTTCCTGTGCGTGCCGATCCTCGTCGCGCCGATCTACCGGAGTCTGCACGCGGACGACGAAATCGTCGCGCTGTACGGCTACCTGTCGTGCTTCGACGCGATCGCGATGGGCTCGTGCGCGGCGCTGCTGCCCGCGCGCGCGATGTCGCGCGGCCGCAGCCGCGCGATCTGGTGGCTCGCCGGCGTCGCGATCGCCGTGACGTATCTGTCCGGCCCGATCATGCAGCACGTCGTGTGGGGCGTGTCGGTCGTCGCGCTTTCCACCGCGGCGCTGCTGTACGGCTTCAGGTGCGACGCGCCGAGCGAGGTAGCGGCGCCGTCGTTCGTTTCCCGTTTCATCGGCTGGTTCGGGCAGCGCAGCTACGAGCTGTATCTGTTTCACATCGTCGTGCTCGGCGTCCTGCGCGAGTACGTCACGCGGGAGAACGTCGACATCGCCGCGAAGCCGCTGTGGCTCGTCTTCTATCTGTGCGTGTCGGCGCTCGTCGCGCAGCTTCTCTTCAAGTATTACTCGGAGCCGCTCAACGCCGCGTTCCGACGGGGGGCGATGCGCCCGTCGGCGGGCTATCTGCAGAAGTGA
- a CDS encoding class I SAM-dependent methyltransferase has translation MSNQLIQSGVDFAGSVFLASSNVRANAHRLNWRAKVLISAHAADFKGKRVLDLASHDGRFMHAALAHGATKVVGVEARADHVDSARANLAQGGHDRDRYDVVCADLVEYLKSVDTGGFDTILCFGVLSHLIEHVDIVREVGRIAPGAFILDTWVARERWNLRERLRNRRVNAFVRRTQQGGFASVSGIARLRSWLNDVIPSEHSRTGNLVFLYEDAAAPGATVRQSGLMGWANRSLVEMLFDHYGLAHERVDWRAQGVADWSELEDYRLGRRESWIARARRA, from the coding sequence ATGTCAAATCAGTTGATTCAATCAGGCGTCGATTTCGCCGGTTCGGTGTTTCTTGCGTCGAGCAACGTGCGCGCGAACGCGCATCGCCTGAACTGGCGCGCGAAAGTGCTCATCAGCGCTCATGCAGCGGATTTCAAGGGCAAGCGGGTGCTCGATCTCGCGAGCCACGACGGCCGCTTCATGCACGCGGCGCTCGCGCACGGCGCGACGAAGGTGGTCGGCGTCGAGGCGCGCGCGGACCACGTCGACAGCGCGCGGGCGAATCTCGCGCAAGGCGGTCACGATCGCGACCGCTACGACGTGGTGTGCGCGGACCTGGTGGAATATTTGAAGTCGGTCGACACGGGCGGGTTCGACACGATCCTCTGCTTCGGCGTGTTGAGCCACCTGATCGAGCACGTCGACATCGTGCGCGAGGTCGGGCGCATCGCGCCGGGCGCGTTCATCCTCGATACGTGGGTCGCGCGCGAGCGCTGGAATCTGCGGGAGCGGCTGCGCAACCGCCGCGTCAACGCGTTCGTCAGGCGCACCCAGCAAGGCGGGTTCGCAAGCGTGTCGGGCATCGCGCGCCTGCGCAGCTGGCTGAACGACGTGATCCCGAGCGAGCACAGCCGCACCGGCAATCTCGTGTTCCTGTACGAGGACGCGGCGGCGCCCGGCGCGACCGTGCGCCAGAGCGGGCTGATGGGCTGGGCGAACCGCTCGCTCGTCGAGATGCTGTTCGATCACTACGGGCTCGCGCACGAGCGCGTCGACTGGCGCGCGCAAGGCGTCGCCGACTGGAGCGAGCTCGAAGACTATCGGCTCGGCCGGCGCGAGAGCTGGATCGCGCGCGCCCGCCGCGCATGA